In the genome of Sulfurimonas autotrophica DSM 16294, the window CATACAATCCGCCCGCTCCCTCAATAATCAATACATCACAAAGCTTTTCAAGTTTTTGCATCGCTACATGTAAGATATTTATATCAAGTGGCTTAGCATTTGAAGCCACAAAAGGTGCAGCCGGAAGTTCATATGTAATTGGTACAATATCTTCAACACTTATATCTTTAAACTCCGGATTTAATTCTTGAACCAAACTCAAAAGTTCACTTCCATCAGGACAAAACCCATCAATAACACCAGTTTCAACAGGCTTTATCACACCAACACGCAAACCACGCGAAGCATATGATTTTAAAAGCAGTTTAGTTGTATATGTTTTACCAATATCGGTATTTGTAGCTGTAATAAATATACGTTTAGCCAAGGGTTCTCTTTTTTATTGAATCTGTTTACATGTAAGAAGATTATAGCAAAATATAGTTTGTAAAAACTAAAAGAGTGATGCAGGTTCAAGGAGTCTAGAGATGAAGCGTACTATGAGTACGTGAAGAACGTAACGACGCAGAAGATGCGTCGCTATTTTAGTTTTTATCAGTGTTAACGATTTTGTTTGCTGCAATCCACGGCATCATTTCACGTAGTTTCACACCAGTCTGCTCAATTAATGAAGCACGTGCATTATTTCTTTCAGCATTCATACGAGGGTAACCTGCTTGACCTTCTAAGATAAAGTCTTTTGCAAATCTACCGTCTTGAATCTCTTTAAGAATTTCTTTCATAGCTTCTTTAGACTCTTTATTGATAACACGTTTACCGGAGACATAGTCACCATACTCAGCTGTATTTGAGATAGAATATCTCATATCTGCAATACCGCCCTCGAACATCAAGTCAACGATAAGTTTAAGTTCATGAAGACACTCAAAGTATGCCATTTCAGGAGCATAACCAGCTTCAGTTAAAGTCTCGAATCCGGCTTGAACTAAAGATGTAACACCACCACAAAGAACAGCCTGCTCTCCGAAAAGGTCAGTTTCTGTTTCATCTTTGAAAGTTGTCTCAATGATAGCAGTACGACCGCCACCAATTGCAGATGCATATGAAAGTGCTAACTCTTTAGTATTTCCGCTAGGATTGTTTCCAACAGCAATTAAATCAGGAATACCACCACCACGAACAAATTCAGAACGTACAGTGTGACCAGGTGCTTTTGGTGCAATCATTGTAACATTGATATCTGTAGCAGGAATAATGCTTTGATAGTGAATGTTGAAACCATGACCGAATGCAATAGTATCACCGGCTTTTAAGTTTGGCTCAATCTCTTCTTTGTAAATTCTTGCCTGATCTTCATCCGGAAGAAGAATCATTACAACATCAGCTTTTGCAGTAGCTTCAGCAACTGTTAAAACTTCAAAACCTTTTGCTTCAGCTTTTGCCCAGCTTGATCCGCCTTTGCGAAGACCAACAACAACTTCAACACCACTGTCTCTTAAGTTTTCCGCATGTGCGTGTCCTTGAGAACCAAATCCAATCATCGCTACTTTTTTAGCTTTAATTAAGTCAATATTACAATCTTTATCATAGTAAACATTTAATGCCATTACATTTCCTTGAGCTTCAAGGGCATATCCCTTGAAAAATTTGTCGCATTATACTCTATATATGGTAAAACTTTTATTAGACCAAGCTTATAACTTCTGTTAAATTATTTGAGTTAATCTCATACTCTGTATAATATGAAAAAATATTTGGAGAAAATATGAAAAAATTCAACCTTTTTAATGAAATCATCACAGTAAATAAAGCAGAACTTCTTAGAGCGATAAACTCTTTTAAAGAGTATGGCATAAATATAAAAGGAGCAATAGAATACGCTCCATTTGACAACAAAGAAGTTTTGATTTATCAGGGCAGATACATTCCAAAACCCACAAATGCGCTAATGCCGAGTCAAGCACCTGCCCTCGCCCAAATATTTGGAGATAATTATCAAATCGTTGATGATGAAGACAGAGTCCTCATTAAAGCATTTTCAAACTGGCAAGAGCTGATTAAAGTAAACACACCGCGAGCTTCCTATGATGATACGACAGGTGATGGTGTCGATAAATTCGCCGATGAAGCCCTAGAAGATATAGGATGGAATGCAACCGAGTTCAATATAAACTACAGAACACTCGTTGACGTGCTTGAAAAAGAGTGTGACGGTACACTTCTTTGTATAGAACAAGAAGAACCTTATCAGTTCAGCGGACTTGGGTTTTTAGAGAATGATGCCCAGGCAAAAGAGCTTCTTTTTTCTTATTGTCAAAACGAAATTAAAAAAATAATGAGTGAAGATCCTTTATATGCAAAAGAGAAACTTAGTGATGATGAGCAAGAGGCAGCTGAGTATTTCAAATGTCTATAAACAAACAAAAAATATCTATAGAGTATAAATACAGAGGTTCCATAGAATTTCCCGATACCACTGAAGCAAAAGATATTTTTTTTAGAACAAAACAGGCTTATGCCAATCATGAAAAGATGAGCATAAAACTTGTTTTTTCCAATGCCAAACTTGCAAAATTAAAAAAGTATCAAAAAGGTGCTTCCGAGAATGAATTGCTAAACTTGGATTTTTATATAAACTTAGGTGAAATTTTGGATTTTAACACAAATGATGCCCAGCAGTTAAAAAAACGTATTCAAATTATAAATGATACGGCACATTCAAGTTTCAACATCACAAAAAGACTCAGACTCATAAACAAAAAACAAAAATCACAAGCAAAACAAAGTTATCTTTTTTGGGATATAGAAAACTTTTCAAGTGTTGCTTCAATTTTCAATGATATTATAGAACCTTATAACATTTCAGATGATAATATTTTTCTTGCTGCAAACCCTGATTCACTCTACCTTAAAAAAGCCGAATGGGAAGCAAATTTATACGACTATGGTAAAACACTCAACTCATTTAATTTTATAAAGTGTGATCATGGAAAAAATGTAGCCGATGATATTTTACTTCAAAAGTTTCAAAATGCCGACTTAAAAAGCACAAATGTATTTATTTTAACTTTTGACAGAGAGTTAAAAGAGCGATTTGCCGAAGTAACGCACCCAAGCAACAATGTCTATATAATGGCTAAATAACACTCTCTTTAGGCTCGCCAAGGTAATATCCTTGTGCATATTCTATACCAATTTCCTTAATAACATCAAACACTTCTTTAGAATGCACAAACTCGGCGACAACCTTTTTACCGAGTTTTTTTGCAAATATCACAATTGTTTCAACAATCAGGCGCGAATTTTGATCTTGATGAATATTTTTAATAAGTGAGCCGTCTATTTTCATATAATCAGATGAAATATTTGTCATATATTGAAAATTAGCAAATCCGCTTCCAAAATCATCAATTGCTATGTATGCCCCTGATTCATAGACTTCTTTTGTAAATTCACTCACAATATCTTCGTTGGAATATTCTTGTGTTTCCAAAATCTCTATTGTTA includes:
- the bioD gene encoding dethiobiotin synthase yields the protein MAKRIFITATNTDIGKTYTTKLLLKSYASRGLRVGVIKPVETGVIDGFCPDGSELLSLVQELNPEFKDISVEDIVPITYELPAAPFVASNAKPLDINILHVAMQKLEKLCDVLIIEGAGGLYVPVDEKYMMIDLIEEFEACALLVTHCSLGCINDTLLSKKALEDKNIPHIVGFNCKKEDSSFIYVSEPYFLQSGFEVLKITDDIDTLSQLLYNL
- the ilvC gene encoding ketol-acid reductoisomerase; the encoded protein is MALNVYYDKDCNIDLIKAKKVAMIGFGSQGHAHAENLRDSGVEVVVGLRKGGSSWAKAEAKGFEVLTVAEATAKADVVMILLPDEDQARIYKEEIEPNLKAGDTIAFGHGFNIHYQSIIPATDINVTMIAPKAPGHTVRSEFVRGGGIPDLIAVGNNPSGNTKELALSYASAIGGGRTAIIETTFKDETETDLFGEQAVLCGGVTSLVQAGFETLTEAGYAPEMAYFECLHELKLIVDLMFEGGIADMRYSISNTAEYGDYVSGKRVINKESKEAMKEILKEIQDGRFAKDFILEGQAGYPRMNAERNNARASLIEQTGVKLREMMPWIAANKIVNTDKN